From a single Adhaeribacter swui genomic region:
- a CDS encoding sugar phosphate isomerase/epimerase family protein gives MPQLAAFPKAFMQELCKDGTMQLAEWIDLASALDIDGLEWYAGFLEMADEKNWPVFRQMVEAKGKVIPMLCCSPDFTHPEASFRENEINKQKRWIDMAHALGATYCRVLSGQRRPELSIEEGVNLAAECIMASLPYAQERGITLILENHYKDDFWEYPEFAQKMAVFSQLVNKIQHPNFGVNYDPSNTYLAGEDPLDLLYQVSGRVVTMHASDRYLIEGTIEDLRREEGGATGYAQRLRHGEIGKGLNDYDAIFTELKRVGFNSWISIEDGVEGMAQLERSVAFLRRKMAQYWPEEN, from the coding sequence ATGCCCCAGCTAGCGGCCTTCCCGAAAGCTTTTATGCAAGAACTTTGTAAAGACGGTACCATGCAATTAGCCGAATGGATCGATTTGGCTTCGGCGTTAGATATTGATGGCCTGGAATGGTATGCGGGGTTTCTGGAAATGGCCGATGAAAAAAACTGGCCAGTATTCCGGCAAATGGTAGAAGCTAAAGGCAAAGTTATTCCCATGCTCTGCTGTTCCCCCGATTTTACGCACCCCGAGGCGAGTTTCCGGGAAAACGAAATTAATAAGCAAAAACGTTGGATTGATATGGCGCACGCTTTAGGCGCCACCTATTGCCGCGTATTATCCGGCCAACGGCGACCCGAATTAAGCATCGAGGAAGGCGTAAATCTGGCAGCGGAATGTATCATGGCTAGTTTGCCTTACGCGCAGGAGCGGGGAATTACCCTTATCCTGGAGAATCATTACAAAGATGATTTTTGGGAATATCCGGAGTTTGCCCAGAAAATGGCGGTTTTTAGCCAACTGGTAAATAAAATACAGCACCCCAACTTTGGCGTAAACTACGACCCGAGTAATACTTACCTGGCCGGCGAAGATCCGTTAGACTTGCTGTACCAGGTATCCGGGAGAGTAGTTACCATGCACGCCAGCGATCGCTATTTAATAGAAGGCACTATCGAAGATTTGCGGCGCGAAGAAGGAGGCGCCACCGGTTACGCCCAACGTTTGCGCCACGGCGAAATTGGCAAAGGTTTAAACGATTACGACGCCATATTTACCGAATTAAAGCGCGTAGGCTTTAACAGTTGGATCAGCATTGAAGACGGCGTGGAAGGCATGGCACAACTCGAAAGAAGCGTAGCTTTCCTGCGCCGGAAAATGGCTCAGTATTGGCCGGAGGAAAATTAA
- a CDS encoding acyltransferase family protein: MALTAQRFTALDVFRGMTVCFMIIVNTPGNGATTFSPLLHAKWHGFTPTDLVFPSFLFAVGNALSFVMNRYRSMPKSQVWGKILKRVFIIFLLGFLMYWFPFVHWEEGRLVGNEFASTRVFGVLQRIALVFGIAALLIYYFDWRRALIISVAGLLLYWVLLLLFGEPGAQLTLHSNAVLKLDNWLIGPKHLYMGEGVPFDPEGLLSTLPAIANVTAGYAAGYFLQKQGKNFEALAKLLLTGCTLLFIAYLWNLAFPINKKLWTSSFVVLTVAIDCIILAMLVYVIDLRRKTNWTYFFEVFGRNPLFIYLLSEVLAILLYFFRTGDQSYYSAIYNAVFAPLGGYLGSFLFAITFMLICWLVGYLLDKRKIYIRV; the protein is encoded by the coding sequence ATGGCTTTAACCGCGCAGCGTTTTACTGCCCTGGATGTATTCCGGGGCATGACGGTTTGTTTTATGATTATTGTAAACACACCGGGTAATGGCGCTACTACTTTTTCGCCTTTGCTGCACGCCAAGTGGCATGGCTTCACTCCTACCGATTTGGTTTTTCCTTCGTTTTTATTTGCTGTGGGCAATGCACTTAGTTTTGTAATGAACCGGTACCGGAGCATGCCGAAGAGCCAAGTTTGGGGTAAAATACTGAAGCGGGTTTTTATTATTTTTCTCCTGGGTTTTCTGATGTACTGGTTTCCGTTTGTGCATTGGGAAGAAGGCAGATTAGTAGGTAATGAATTTGCATCAACCCGGGTATTTGGCGTACTGCAACGGATTGCTTTGGTCTTTGGCATAGCGGCACTTTTAATTTACTACTTTGACTGGCGGCGGGCTTTAATTATTTCTGTGGCTGGTTTATTGTTGTATTGGGTATTGCTGCTTTTGTTCGGCGAACCCGGTGCCCAATTAACCTTGCACAGCAATGCCGTATTAAAGCTGGATAATTGGTTAATTGGCCCAAAACACTTGTACATGGGCGAAGGCGTACCTTTCGATCCGGAAGGTTTACTCAGCACCTTACCGGCCATCGCCAATGTAACCGCCGGCTACGCTGCCGGCTACTTTCTGCAAAAACAAGGTAAAAACTTTGAAGCTTTAGCTAAGCTGCTATTAACCGGCTGCACCTTGTTGTTTATTGCTTATCTCTGGAATTTAGCTTTTCCGATAAATAAAAAACTGTGGACCAGTTCTTTTGTGGTATTAACCGTAGCCATCGACTGCATTATTTTGGCGATGCTGGTTTATGTTATTGATTTGCGCCGTAAAACCAACTGGACGTATTTTTTTGAAGTGTTCGGCCGGAACCCCTTGTTTATTTACTTACTATCCGAAGTGCTGGCTATTTTATTATACTTCTTCCGGACCGGCGACCAAAGTTATTACTCTGCCATTTATAATGCGGTATTTGCCCCTCTTGGAGGCTACCTAGGATCCTTTTTATTTGCCATTACCTTTATGCTGATTTGCTGGCTTGTAGGCTACTTGCTGGACAAGCGCAAAATCTACATCCGGGTGTAA
- a CDS encoding oxidoreductase, with translation MSSVVKVGLIGYGMAGQVFHAPIITSVPSLELTKIRATNHEHRKLALERYPDVELVNESNEIIQDEAIDLIVIATPNDLHYSLAEAALLAGKHVVVDKPFTITAAEADKLIALAEKQNKLLSVHHNRRWDSNARTLRKIIAGNFVGRIVELEIHFDRYRPYLRPGAWREEDTPGSGILYDLGAHLLDEAQCLFGLPDFITADERIQRTGGQTIDNFTAVLDYEGLKVTLKAGMLVRELGPTYVLHGEQGSFVKYGTDVQEAALKAGQHPKNTPYWGVEPESNWGLLNTEYEGQHITGKIESEPGDYREYFVNVYQAITEGAALAVTAEQARNTIRLIELARQSSAEKRTLPFSL, from the coding sequence ATGTCTTCAGTGGTTAAAGTTGGTTTAATTGGCTACGGTATGGCCGGGCAGGTATTTCATGCCCCCATTATTACCAGCGTGCCAAGTTTAGAATTAACAAAAATAAGAGCTACCAATCACGAACACCGGAAATTAGCTTTAGAGCGTTACCCCGATGTAGAACTGGTAAACGAATCTAACGAAATAATACAGGATGAAGCCATTGATTTAATAGTAATAGCTACGCCCAACGACTTACATTATTCTTTAGCCGAGGCAGCTTTGCTGGCCGGTAAACACGTGGTAGTTGATAAACCATTTACAATAACTGCTGCCGAAGCCGACAAATTAATTGCCTTGGCCGAAAAGCAAAATAAATTACTTTCGGTGCACCACAACCGGCGTTGGGATAGTAATGCCCGCACGCTACGTAAAATTATTGCCGGCAATTTTGTGGGCCGTATTGTGGAATTAGAAATTCATTTCGACCGGTACCGTCCGTATTTACGTCCGGGCGCCTGGCGCGAAGAAGATACCCCGGGCTCTGGCATATTGTATGATTTAGGCGCGCACCTCCTCGACGAAGCCCAGTGCTTGTTTGGTTTACCCGATTTTATTACCGCCGATGAACGCATTCAAAGAACGGGCGGCCAAACCATTGATAATTTTACCGCAGTTTTGGACTATGAAGGTTTAAAAGTTACTTTAAAAGCCGGGATGTTGGTGCGGGAACTAGGCCCAACTTACGTGTTGCACGGAGAGCAAGGCAGTTTTGTAAAATATGGCACCGATGTGCAGGAAGCCGCTTTAAAAGCCGGACAACATCCGAAAAATACACCTTATTGGGGGGTAGAGCCGGAAAGCAACTGGGGATTATTAAATACCGAGTACGAAGGTCAGCATATTACCGGAAAAATTGAAAGCGAGCCAGGCGATTACCGGGAGTATTTTGTAAATGTATACCAAGCCATAACCGAAGGAGCAGCCCTGGCCGTAACCGCCGAACAAGCCCGCAACACCATCCGCCTGATTGAACTGGCCCGCCAAAGCAGTGCCGAAAAACGAACGCTGCCTTTTAGCCTTTAA
- a CDS encoding sugar phosphate isomerase/epimerase family protein yields MKSTRRTFLKTSAMALAGSSLWARELLAAKPPKELLGIQLYSVRDEMKADPRGTLQQIAKMGYKHVEHAGYANGKFYGSTPVEFKKILADLGLNMPTGHSVLGKQHYDAATKDFTDNWKKTVADSAEVGQQFVISPSMDESLRKDLDGLKRFLEVFNKCGELCQKSGVKFGYHNHDFEFYTKLNNMTMFDIIMQNTDAKLVAQQLDIGNMYGAGGRALDIMKKYPGRFESMHVKDEIKSDQGSMSGYESTILGKGVVPVKEIVELGRKMGGTKHFIIEQESYQGKTPLACIQEDLEIMKEWGFKFI; encoded by the coding sequence ATGAAATCTACCCGCAGAACTTTTCTTAAAACCAGTGCTATGGCACTGGCAGGTTCCAGTTTATGGGCGCGTGAGCTACTGGCCGCTAAACCCCCGAAAGAATTACTGGGCATTCAGTTGTATTCGGTGCGGGACGAAATGAAAGCCGACCCACGGGGTACTTTGCAGCAAATTGCCAAAATGGGTTACAAGCACGTAGAACACGCCGGATACGCCAATGGTAAATTTTACGGCTCTACTCCAGTAGAATTCAAGAAAATTTTAGCTGATTTAGGCTTAAACATGCCCACCGGTCACTCTGTTTTAGGCAAACAACATTACGATGCTGCTACCAAAGATTTTACCGACAATTGGAAAAAAACGGTAGCCGATTCAGCAGAAGTTGGGCAGCAGTTTGTAATTAGCCCCTCGATGGATGAAAGTTTACGTAAAGATTTAGATGGTTTAAAGCGATTTCTGGAGGTTTTTAATAAATGCGGGGAATTATGTCAAAAATCAGGCGTTAAGTTTGGTTACCACAATCACGATTTTGAGTTTTACACCAAGCTCAACAACATGACTATGTTTGACATTATCATGCAGAACACCGATGCAAAACTAGTTGCCCAGCAACTGGATATTGGTAACATGTACGGTGCTGGCGGCCGGGCTTTGGACATCATGAAAAAGTACCCCGGGCGTTTTGAATCCATGCACGTGAAAGACGAAATTAAAAGCGACCAAGGCTCGATGAGCGGGTACGAAAGTACGATTCTGGGTAAAGGAGTAGTTCCGGTAAAAGAAATAGTAGAACTTGGACGTAAAATGGGTGGCACCAAACACTTTATTATTGAACAGGAATCTTACCAGGGTAAAACGCCTTTGGCCTGCATACAAGAAGATTTAGAAATAATGAAAGAGTGGGGTTTTAAATTTATTTAA
- a CDS encoding Gfo/Idh/MocA family oxidoreductase, producing the protein MSVFSSRRKFIQQLGASSLLLAGGSVHALAESEESREQRILAAEKKISANDKIRVACIGMGIMGYNDVRSALQVPGVELAAACDLYTGRLERAKELFGPDLMTTRDYREILERSDIDAVIIAPSDNWHARMTIDALNKGKAVYCEKPMVQKISEGLPVIEAQKKSGKPLQIGSQWVSGMSVQKGREYYKAGEIGQLTVVEASTDRQSALGAWQYTMPLDASPETVDWDRYIAGMGKMPYDPKKFFWWRNYRDFGTGMAGDLFVHLLSTIHTVTGSLGPNRIFASGGLTYWKDGRDVPDIMTAIMEYPQTPEHPAFEVMLRVNFVSGMGDGGTSRFVGSEGVMEIGGNSVKVSHSKMSKAPGIGGWDALQTYPQAMQQKIQEQYNQKYSAEDQSPALKTSFVYQTPNSHNMHLAHVTNFFDAVRNNKPIQEDGAFGFRAAAPSLACNDSYFEKKIINWDPVNMKIAKTGKKS; encoded by the coding sequence ATGTCAGTTTTTTCTTCGCGCCGAAAATTTATTCAACAACTGGGAGCGTCTTCATTATTGTTAGCGGGTGGTTCGGTGCACGCTTTGGCCGAGTCGGAAGAAAGCCGGGAACAGCGGATTTTAGCTGCGGAAAAGAAAATTTCGGCAAACGACAAAATCCGGGTGGCTTGCATTGGCATGGGCATTATGGGATACAACGATGTCCGTTCGGCCTTACAGGTACCGGGAGTAGAGTTGGCGGCAGCCTGCGATTTGTACACCGGCCGTTTAGAAAGAGCCAAAGAATTATTTGGGCCGGATTTAATGACCACCCGCGATTATCGGGAAATTTTAGAACGCAGCGACATTGATGCCGTAATAATTGCCCCCAGCGATAACTGGCACGCCCGCATGACCATTGATGCTTTAAATAAAGGCAAAGCTGTGTATTGCGAAAAGCCCATGGTGCAGAAAATTAGCGAAGGATTACCGGTAATAGAAGCGCAAAAAAAGAGTGGCAAGCCCTTGCAAATTGGTAGCCAGTGGGTAAGCGGTATGTCGGTGCAAAAAGGCCGGGAATATTACAAAGCCGGCGAAATCGGGCAACTTACTGTAGTAGAGGCCTCCACCGATCGTCAAAGCGCTTTGGGTGCCTGGCAATACACCATGCCCTTGGATGCATCGCCCGAAACCGTAGATTGGGACCGCTACATTGCCGGTATGGGTAAAATGCCTTACGATCCGAAAAAATTCTTTTGGTGGCGTAACTACCGCGATTTTGGAACCGGCATGGCCGGCGATTTATTCGTGCATTTATTATCTACCATTCATACGGTAACGGGTTCTTTGGGGCCTAACCGCATTTTTGCTTCCGGGGGCTTAACTTACTGGAAAGACGGGCGCGATGTTCCGGATATCATGACGGCCATTATGGAATACCCGCAAACGCCGGAACATCCGGCCTTTGAAGTAATGCTGCGCGTAAACTTTGTGAGCGGCATGGGCGATGGAGGCACCTCGCGGTTTGTAGGCAGCGAAGGTGTAATGGAAATTGGCGGCAATTCGGTTAAAGTAAGTCATAGTAAAATGAGCAAAGCCCCGGGTATAGGGGGTTGGGATGCCCTGCAGACTTACCCGCAGGCCATGCAGCAAAAAATACAAGAACAATACAACCAAAAATATTCAGCAGAAGATCAAAGTCCGGCCCTTAAAACGTCTTTTGTTTACCAAACCCCTAATAGTCATAATATGCATTTAGCCCACGTAACCAACTTTTTCGATGCAGTACGCAACAATAAGCCCATTCAGGAAGATGGCGCTTTCGGTTTCCGGGCGGCCGCTCCCAGCCTGGCCTGCAACGACAGCTACTTCGAAAAGAAGATTATTAACTGGGACCCGGTAAACATGAAAATTGCTAAAACCGGTAAAAAGAGCTAA
- a CDS encoding AsmA-like C-terminal region-containing protein, with amino-acid sequence MRLNVKTKKYVLIFVLLLSILSIAFEVIARIYRQKASSYIRTRFELQSDLVLEPFSTSFSIWKHFPRATFTFNNLSLVDTVGTARLQVAAVKKAEIIIPLTQFNLHRIRVARLVLNDFVFRQFINENGNKNGLRFRQVVRPDTTAEKFLFRIKNVVINNGQFISENRFKKNSIAIKINQTKLAVERTADELNISGNLQGAITHYVTNRRKLFQNEAIALNAHYRYDLTKKQGQIYQTQAIVNNSTLHVKGTHTSLSTGVGANLDITIAGYQPILQIFRQIMPPTAVHSLNKLRSNSRVYLIGRFQGESGPRFRPRSIVKFRLNNGELFLPSINKKINNVMLAGILDNGTKHLPESSRLLLSRISAQMGKGQVQMHIDLKNFTKPEFTLAGKGQLNLPELTQLLSLPISKVNQGEITGNLKISGVLPDSLQGSSPQVSAHGEIELKQAAFQPEGFLVMCRNVTGKILFTDKDVSLKNLGGLLAGKPFNLNASIQNYLPYLFKQPGLLRAKVDFTAAALHADWIQGNLYASNGGRLAADLNQAQAYNQSSSIYRLASYRPTGESAYRLVKNSRQMQKGSNTTQTRTEPEVNQVLLSLLRAASSQINVRVGVLNVTSKEALRNLKFQVNQLGQRVTLTNMRFTSSEGGNATATGGFQLTRAGIRSPYLQANLHYDFLNLQTFMLHLAELKKLVPQSEGNTRQNSKRRKANLQKNSFFAALKVTAHRVQYEYLHGSNLLLRVNLNKERAQLSQLSLNAFGGQINSHGNLQINNAHNIYPLRLQAQVKGINLQQLFAVANQMNMDVLSSNSIRGEAECQVSLTTALDQTFSPAFERTAAYANATFRGMELIEVAPIQNALRFLRNERTRHLFFDDVTTRFVMQNNQFITPKVRMNSNLTDFELSGKYKMGGSADLNMDINVFNVLFGNNKKRIEKIQDSTATLSSSNLQHLILTREQDKYKVKLGNKKDRITNNKALLSEFNNVLRQHQLDTSFTFNQPLTAK; translated from the coding sequence ATGCGCCTCAATGTAAAAACTAAAAAGTATGTACTTATTTTTGTGCTATTATTAAGCATTTTAAGTATAGCTTTTGAAGTAATTGCCAGAATATACCGGCAAAAAGCCAGTTCTTATATCCGTACCCGCTTCGAGTTACAATCCGACTTAGTTTTGGAGCCGTTTTCTACTTCCTTTTCCATCTGGAAACATTTCCCGCGGGCAACTTTTACTTTTAATAATTTATCGCTGGTTGATACCGTTGGTACAGCCCGGCTACAGGTAGCCGCTGTAAAGAAGGCAGAAATCATAATACCGCTTACTCAGTTTAATTTGCACCGCATTAGAGTAGCCCGACTGGTTTTAAACGATTTTGTTTTTCGCCAGTTTATTAATGAGAACGGGAATAAAAATGGGTTACGCTTCCGGCAGGTAGTCCGGCCCGATACCACAGCCGAAAAGTTCTTATTTCGTATTAAAAATGTAGTTATAAACAATGGGCAGTTTATCAGCGAAAATCGGTTTAAAAAAAACTCCATTGCCATTAAAATAAACCAAACCAAACTGGCTGTGGAACGCACCGCCGACGAATTAAATATTAGTGGCAACTTACAAGGAGCAATCACGCATTATGTTACGAATCGCCGGAAATTGTTTCAAAACGAGGCTATTGCCCTTAATGCGCATTACCGCTACGATTTAACTAAAAAACAAGGCCAGATTTACCAGACCCAGGCCATAGTAAACAATAGTACCTTACATGTAAAAGGTACGCATACCTCATTAAGTACAGGCGTAGGCGCTAACCTGGATATTACCATAGCGGGGTATCAACCCATTTTACAAATATTCCGGCAAATTATGCCACCTACAGCAGTGCATTCCTTAAATAAATTAAGATCAAACAGCCGGGTGTATTTAATTGGCCGGTTTCAGGGAGAAAGTGGCCCCCGTTTCCGGCCCCGCAGCATTGTTAAATTCCGGCTAAATAATGGCGAATTATTCTTGCCCAGTATCAACAAAAAAATAAACAACGTAATGCTGGCGGGTATCCTGGACAACGGCACTAAACATTTGCCGGAGTCCAGCCGGTTGTTATTGTCACGTATTAGCGCGCAAATGGGTAAAGGCCAGGTGCAAATGCATATAGATTTAAAAAATTTTACTAAACCGGAATTTACCCTAGCCGGCAAAGGCCAGTTAAACTTGCCGGAGCTTACCCAGTTGCTGTCATTGCCCATCAGCAAAGTAAACCAGGGAGAAATTACGGGAAATCTAAAAATTAGCGGCGTATTACCCGATTCCTTGCAAGGAAGCTCTCCGCAAGTTTCGGCGCACGGCGAAATTGAGCTAAAACAAGCGGCTTTTCAACCGGAAGGCTTTTTAGTGATGTGCCGTAACGTAACTGGTAAAATTTTATTTACCGATAAAGATGTAAGCCTAAAAAATTTAGGCGGCCTTTTAGCTGGCAAACCATTTAATTTAAACGCTTCTATCCAAAACTACTTGCCTTACTTGTTTAAGCAGCCTGGTTTACTGCGGGCTAAAGTAGATTTTACCGCTGCCGCACTGCATGCAGATTGGATACAAGGTAATTTGTACGCATCTAATGGCGGACGCCTGGCGGCTGACTTAAACCAGGCGCAGGCCTATAACCAAAGTTCAAGCATTTACCGGCTGGCAAGCTATCGTCCAACGGGAGAAAGTGCTTACCGCTTAGTTAAAAATTCACGCCAAATGCAAAAAGGAAGTAATACCACACAAACTCGAACCGAACCAGAGGTAAACCAGGTATTACTGTCATTGCTACGAGCGGCCAGTTCGCAAATAAACGTGCGGGTTGGTGTTTTAAATGTAACCAGCAAAGAAGCGCTCCGGAATTTAAAATTTCAGGTAAATCAGTTAGGCCAGCGGGTTACTTTAACAAACATGCGGTTCACTTCGTCCGAAGGTGGTAATGCTACTGCTACGGGTGGTTTTCAGTTAACAAGAGCCGGCATCCGATCGCCTTACCTGCAAGCAAATCTGCATTACGATTTTTTAAATTTACAAACTTTTATGCTGCACCTGGCCGAGTTAAAAAAATTAGTGCCACAATCTGAAGGTAATACCCGGCAAAACAGTAAACGCCGGAAAGCAAATCTGCAAAAAAACAGCTTTTTTGCGGCTTTAAAGGTAACTGCCCATCGGGTGCAATACGAGTATTTACATGGGTCAAACTTGCTTTTGCGGGTAAATTTAAATAAAGAACGGGCGCAGCTTAGTCAGTTATCTTTAAATGCATTTGGCGGACAAATTAACAGCCATGGTAATTTACAAATAAACAATGCGCATAATATTTACCCTTTGCGGCTACAAGCCCAGGTAAAAGGCATTAATTTACAACAACTATTTGCAGTAGCAAACCAAATGAACATGGATGTGCTCAGCAGCAACAGCATCCGGGGCGAAGCAGAATGTCAAGTTTCGCTTACAACCGCGTTAGACCAAACTTTTTCGCCGGCATTTGAGCGAACGGCTGCTTATGCCAATGCTACTTTCCGAGGCATGGAGTTAATTGAAGTTGCCCCTATTCAAAATGCCCTTCGTTTTTTAAGAAATGAGCGAACCCGCCACTTGTTCTTCGACGATGTAACCACCCGGTTTGTGATGCAAAACAACCAGTTTATTACGCCAAAGGTGCGCATGAACAGCAATTTAACCGATTTTGAATTAAGCGGAAAATACAAAATGGGAGGTAGCGCCGATTTAAATATGGATATAAATGTATTTAATGTGCTTTTTGGAAATAATAAAAAACGCATCGAGAAAATCCAGGATTCTACGGCTACTTTGTCCAGCTCGAACCTGCAACATTTAATTTTAACGCGCGAACAAGACAAGTATAAAGTAAAATTGGGCAACAAAAAAGATCGGATAACGAACAACAAAGCTCTCTTGAGCGAATTTAACAACGTCCTTCGCCAGCATCAATTAGATACCTCGTTTACATTTAACCAACCCCTCACTGCTAAATAA